The Endozoicomonas montiporae CL-33 genome contains a region encoding:
- a CDS encoding ABC transporter ATP-binding protein translates to MIKLEGLDIVRGGNPVIRNSSLTVEKGQSVALQGPSGCGKSTLLKTLVGGCEWQSGHYLFNDKPVTPDSIQAVRLKTGYIGQESALMGTTVLEALQRPFSFRAFRNKTFPEQTLYRLMNRFLLSRNLLNHHPSALSGGQKQRFAIIRVLLLDPELIIADEPTSALDAESRDNVIEELLGTGRTVISTSHDQHWLDRCERIVLMDNGQVIGDKQHVVCH, encoded by the coding sequence ATGATCAAGCTGGAAGGTTTAGACATAGTCCGCGGCGGCAATCCTGTTATAAGGAATAGCAGCCTTACGGTTGAAAAAGGCCAGTCTGTTGCACTGCAGGGCCCGTCCGGCTGTGGTAAGAGCACATTACTGAAAACACTGGTCGGTGGCTGCGAATGGCAATCAGGTCACTATCTGTTTAACGATAAACCGGTAACACCAGATTCCATTCAGGCCGTTCGCTTAAAAACCGGTTATATCGGTCAGGAAAGTGCTTTAATGGGCACTACGGTATTAGAGGCTCTGCAACGCCCCTTTTCCTTCAGAGCTTTCAGAAATAAAACGTTTCCGGAGCAAACCCTCTATCGGTTAATGAACCGCTTTCTTCTGTCCAGAAACCTGCTGAATCATCACCCCTCGGCACTGTCGGGTGGGCAGAAGCAGAGATTTGCCATTATCCGTGTGCTATTGCTTGACCCTGAACTCATTATCGCTGATGAACCAACATCAGCTCTGGATGCAGAAAGCCGTGATAACGTGATTGAGGAATTACTCGGAACAGGCCGAACTGTCATCTCGACCTCTCACGATCAGCACTGGCTCGACCGGTGCGAACGAATCGTCCTGATGGACAATGGTCAGGTTATTGGAGATAAGCAACATGTCGTCTGTCATTGA
- a CDS encoding antibiotic biosynthesis monooxygenase family protein gives MYAVIFEVQIKKGCQDEYLKLGAMLREELVNYEGFISAERFSSVVTDGKICSLSFWENEEAIGRWKAAMKHEMCQNEGKAALFDDFRIRIARVEREYTLC, from the coding sequence ATGTATGCCGTTATTTTTGAAGTACAGATAAAGAAAGGCTGTCAGGACGAATACCTTAAGCTCGGAGCGATGCTGCGTGAAGAGTTAGTGAACTATGAAGGATTTATATCAGCGGAACGTTTCTCCAGTGTGGTCACTGATGGCAAAATCTGCAGTTTGTCATTCTGGGAAAATGAAGAGGCTATAGGCCGCTGGAAAGCAGCCATGAAGCATGAGATGTGTCAGAACGAGGGCAAAGCTGCCCTGTTTGATGATTTCAGGATTCGTATAGCCAGAGTTGAGCGGGAATACACCCTGTGCTAA
- a CDS encoding ABC transporter permease, producing MSSVIDISLSHLLLFSAFLLVPAYLLYRWQLIELSKSTLISVVRMTAQLMLVGLYLKYLFELNHLWLNIAWLLVMITVANISIVKGAGLRLARFFWVTQVSLMTAIITVCLMFLLILVQPEPFLDARYLIPIAGMLLGNCLQGNIRALETFYTDLRREEANYHSDLLLGATVSEAVQPFFRRAVRTSMTPIVGTMATLGIVSLPGMMTGQILGGALPLIAAKYQIAIMVAIYLSMICAISLNLRLSLRSAFTASGLLREDIFLTEAD from the coding sequence ATGTCGTCTGTCATTGATATCAGCCTGAGTCACCTGCTTTTATTCAGCGCTTTTTTGCTGGTTCCAGCCTACCTGTTATACCGCTGGCAGCTGATTGAACTGAGCAAAAGCACCCTGATCAGTGTCGTACGAATGACGGCACAACTCATGCTGGTTGGTCTGTATCTAAAGTATTTGTTTGAGTTGAATCATCTATGGCTGAATATTGCCTGGTTGCTGGTGATGATTACCGTTGCCAATATCAGCATCGTGAAAGGTGCAGGACTGAGGCTGGCTCGATTTTTCTGGGTCACTCAAGTCAGTTTGATGACGGCTATCATAACCGTCTGCCTTATGTTTCTGTTGATTCTGGTGCAGCCTGAACCCTTTCTGGATGCCCGCTATCTGATCCCCATCGCCGGTATGTTGCTGGGCAACTGTCTGCAAGGCAATATTCGCGCTCTGGAAACTTTTTATACAGACCTGCGTCGGGAAGAAGCCAACTACCATTCCGACCTGCTGCTCGGAGCGACAGTGTCTGAAGCCGTTCAGCCGTTCTTTCGGCGAGCCGTCAGAACATCTATGACACCGATTGTGGGTACAATGGCAACGCTGGGCATTGTATCTCTGCCGGGAATGATGACTGGTCAGATACTGGGTGGAGCACTGCCTCTGATCGCGGCGAAGTATCAAATTGCCATCATGGTTGCCATTTATCTGTCCATGATCTGTGCGATCAGTCTGAACCTTCGACTCAGCTTGCGCTCGGCTTTCACTGCATCCGGCTTACTGCGTGAAGATATTTTTTTAACGGAAGCGGATTAG